The Thalassotalea piscium sequence ACACATGTATAAACGCATCTAAAGAGTCGATGTTATTTATCGGCAAGAGGAGTCAATTAATCAACACGGTTGATGCCACAGAGTTTAGCGCTAAAAGACATTGTGGTGTTCCGCTTAAACTGGAGGTTTCAGATGAGTAACGGTATTACTGAAACAAAGGTACGCTATGATCGTCGAGATCATTATGTTTACCAAGATATAAGCGGAGAGGTTCTTTGGGCACCGACAGATTTTATCATTGAGCTGGATAGAGATCCTAAAACTAAGCGTACTTATCGAAAGGCTATCAGACGATTATTTAAATTCTTAAACTCTGGCAAACATAAACTAAGCTGGCTTGAAATGAACGACTCACGGATGAGGGAATTTAGGGCATTCTGTTTAAATGAAACAACGGCAGATTCACGCTACAGAGGTAATGAAAACGTTGCCAAGCAAACTGTCAACAGTGATTTTTTGATGCCAATCTATAACTTTTATCATTGGGTACAAAAGCAAGGTACATATCACCCAAATATTCTTGGTTTTGATCCGGCCAATAAGTTTTCATATCAGATAACATCATCATTACTTTTGAAGGAAATTGCCGTATCTAGAAATGAAAAGCCAAATAATAATTCACTTTATCCAGAATTATATAGAGATTGTGATACCAGAAGTCGAAACAGAAAAGATGCAAGTGAGTATGAGCTAGAAGAACTAAATAATTACATAGTTAATGAATATCAGGGCTATGAGCGAGCGTCACTACTCTTAATTGCGCAGATCATGAATGAAACGGGTAGCCGCCCAATTTCTGTTAGTAGCTATCGTAGACTTCAATTTTCTAAAGAAATCATCGAAAGAGAATTCTTCCTCAACAAGCAAGATAGTTTATCAATTGTTCCAAAGCTGGCTAAGCAAGGAAATACCATGCCAGTGAGCTTTAGATTCTCTACGGTACTCGCTGTCAGGAATTTTATTGAGAATGATTTAGAAGAGTTTCTCACCAACATTGATACTGTCAACTACGATGGTCATTTGTTCATAGACCCCAACAACTATAAACCATTAACGGCGGAAAATATCAGCAAGGTCTTCAGTGAAATCACCACAGAACTTGGCTGGCCTAAAGGTAAATCGATATACTCATTACGCCATAAATTTTCAGGCGATAGCCTTGATAAGCATTTGGACGCTGCAATAGAGCTAGGCTTTAGTGCCAATGAAACCGCAATTGCACTTCAGATGGAAAAAGAGATGACCCATCGTAGCTCCGGCTCTCTAGAAGACTATATTTCGAGTCGTAAAAGAACGATGCAACAAACTGAATCTTTTAAGAAGTCATTAAAAATTAGTGAGCTAGAATCAGATAAAACTCGCCTTGAGTTAGAAAGGCAAAAAGCGATAGAAAGCGCAGAGCAAAAAGATGCAGAGAATCAGGCACTGTTATTAGAAATTCAAAAGCTACAAAGCCAACTAAAAGATGGCGATATTAATTAGTAAATATCTGAACCGGGGATCTCAAGATCTCCTAGATCACCAACCTGCGAATAAAAAGGATGAGTTTCAAATGTATATATTTTATCATCGGACTCGTTATCTTTCGAAACGGCATAGTCAAAGCTTGTAGTATCGGATTCTAATGAGTCGAGAACGTCACTAAGTTTTGGGTACTTGAATTCAAGTTTCTTATTCATCGTAAACCTCTATAGTTCGCCCTGAGTAGTTATAGTATAGAGTGAGGGTCATAGACTCTCCAGTTCAAATGCTAAGAAGTGGTGCTTACGATTGAGTTTTTGAAAAAGTAACCTATGAGAGGTTACTTTTGATAGGAGTACAAAATAGTAACCGTTGAAAGGTTATTATTTGGCGGCAAACAAAACCTATAGTAGATTTCAATTCTAGTTTTGGAGTTTTTTTGAATACGCAAGCTTAAGGCTATAATCAGTGAAAATAAAAAAGCCACACACGCTCAAGCAAGCTTTAGCAAATATGAAGCTCGAAAACTTGTCTCCATCTCCTGAAGTTAGTGTACTTCTGCAACAAGCATTAGTGGATGAGAACATTGACACAGAAGACATAATAAGCCTATTACGTGCTGCGCACCGTACTGATGAAGTACGTTAGTATACTGAATATTAATCGTCACGGTTAGCAATTACATAACCGTGACTGATAACATTCAATAGATAAAGTAATAATTGAGATAATTATTTCTTCTACATTAAGGTCAATTTTGAATACTGGTATAATGGCACTTATTGATTGAAGAGTCTGTTTATGAAAACCATAGGTAAGCTTGCCAAAGAACTTAAAATTAGCGTTGAAACCATCCGTTTCTATGAGCGCCAAGGTTTAATAGAACAGCCACCAAAACCAGAATCGGGTTATCGAAAGTATGACGAAACTCATGCCAGTCAACTCAAGTTTATCCTCAAAGCTAAAGCATTAGGATTTACGCTAAAAGAGATAGAATCACTGATGTCTTTAAGCAGTAATTGCGCTGAAGTTGAATCATTGGGATTACAAAAACTTCAACTTATACGAGATAAGATCAATGACTTACAACGGTTAGAGAAAGTAATTCAAGATATGACTGATTCTTGCAAGGCCAATCAAGACCCTCAATCCTGCCCGGTAATAAATTCACTTAAATAGCTATTGACCCCGTACTTATGTACGGAGTTTATACTACCTTAAAAATTGAGGTAAATAGTTATGATCAATAAAATTCTAGATAAAGTAGGTTCTGGTGGCGTTTGGCTAGCCGCCCTTAGCTGCACAGCATGTTTTCCTGCGCTCGGCTCATTGGCATCTGCTCTTGGATTAGGTTTTCTTTCACATTTTGAAGGGATAGCGGTTAACACCTTATTGCCATTATTTGCTTCACTAGCGTTGTTAGTTAATTTCTATAATTGGTATCAACATCGAGATTCATTGAGAGGAGTTTTAAGTGTCATTGGTCCAATTGCTGTATTGTTAACCCTGTACCCTTTGTGGCAATACAATTGGAGCACTTATCTATTTTATTTTGGGATCATCTGGATGGTCGTAATGTCTATTTTAGATATTGTTAAGCCCATTAAGGAAGCTGTATGCAAGGTATAGTGTTAGAATCGAAGATAACCTGTCCAGAGTGCGGTTTCAGTAAGGTTGAGACTATGCCTACAAATGCTTGCCAGTGGTACTACGAATGCGAAAGCTGTAAAACGTTGCTTAAACCGTTAAAAGGCGATTGTTGCGTTTATTGCTCTTATGGAACAGTTAAGTGCCCACCAATTCAAGAGGGCAGTGATTGTTGCTCAGGTAAGTAGCCTAGTATTCGGTGGTTCTGTGTCAACCAAGTAACATCTTAAATGCGATTGCAATTAACACTAAACCACCAAAAA is a genomic window containing:
- the merC gene encoding organomercurial transporter MerC translates to MINKILDKVGSGGVWLAALSCTACFPALGSLASALGLGFLSHFEGIAVNTLLPLFASLALLVNFYNWYQHRDSLRGVLSVIGPIAVLLTLYPLWQYNWSTYLFYFGIIWMVVMSILDIVKPIKEAVCKV
- a CDS encoding MerR family transcriptional regulator; the protein is MKTIGKLAKELKISVETIRFYERQGLIEQPPKPESGYRKYDETHASQLKFILKAKALGFTLKEIESLMSLSSNCAEVESLGLQKLQLIRDKINDLQRLEKVIQDMTDSCKANQDPQSCPVINSLK
- a CDS encoding GDCCVxC domain-containing (seleno)protein — encoded protein: MQGIVLESKITCPECGFSKVETMPTNACQWYYECESCKTLLKPLKGDCCVYCSYGTVKCPPIQEGSDCCSGK